The window TTATGAAACCTATTAAACGTTAACGCACTGATGTGATGTATATTTGTATTGCTTATTGCATAAAAATAAAGCGGCTATGTGCTTGCCTACCCATACCGTACGCCGGGCGCATTTGGTCAAAGTAATGATTAGGCCCTCTATATTGGCAGATTTGTCCCCTTCTTTTGCCATAACCGCTAATTAGATTTGTCTTGTCCACAAGCGAATGCTAAATTTTTTGATGTTGTTGTCAATAATAAAGCGGTCTTATTCGCCGCGGGCTACCAAGTAAACCACAAGCTTAACCAAATTCTTAACTTATGAACTTAATGCTTAAATCCGCATTATTAAGCCTATTAGTGTATCAATCACTCGGGGCGTTTGCTGCTCCGCCGGGTAAAAATCCAAACGCTTTAAAACGGCGGTCCCATGTTATTGACGCGGTATATACCGGGACACTTCTGGATGATCAGAACAACCCCCTGGATGGCGCCACCGTCAATTTAATTGGAACCCGCGTCGAAACTAAGTCTGACAGATCGGGAAAGTTTGTGTTGACGGCCAACGAGGGCGACAGTATCACGATTAGCCTGAAAGGTTTTAAAACCTTAAAATATGCAATTGGTACCGACAAGTTATTTACCCTAACCCTCGAACCAGATAATAGCAGTTCGCTGATCCCAAGATCAGCGGTGGTGCAGGAGGCTTACAATACCGTACCACAAAATCTCGCTATAGCATCAACCGACGCTGTATATAATAAAGACATCGTCAAATCGCCGGTAACCAGTTTCAGAAACGCTTTATCTGGCAGGTTAGCGGGCTTATACACACTGCAATCATCGGGCCTTGCCGGTTCCGACGGCGCTTCGCTAACCTTACGCGGCCAGTCGCCTATTATTATTATAGATGGAGTTGTTGCCAATATTACCGCTTTCGATCTGGAAGAGATAGAATCGGTGACGGTGCTTAAGGATGCGTTGGCTACAGCTATGTTGGGGGTGCGCGGCTCGCATGGGGCTATATTGGTCACCACCAAAAAAGGCAGTGCCAAAAAGCAGCAGATTTCGTTCACCGCGCAAACAGCAGTGCAGCAACCAATCAGCTGGCCTAAGCCATTAAATGCTTTTAACTACGCGACGCTGCGTAACGAGGCCATGCGCAACGATGGTATCCCGCAAAGTTCAGGGCTGTATTATCCGCAAGCGGCGTTAGATGCCTATAAAAACGGTTCAGACCCGATCAACTTTCCTAACGTAAATTACAGGGATGCTATCTTAAAAAACAGTTCGCTGTTTAATCGATACACTTTAAGCGCCAGCGGCGGTAACCGGTCGGCCAGGTATTTTGTGTCGATGGAGCAAATTAACCAATCTGGTTTTTTTAAAACGGTTGATAGCAACAGCTATAATACCAACAATAATTTTAAAAGTTATATTGTCCGCTCAAATGTCGACCTGAATATCACCAACAAACTTTCGGGTGGTATTTACCTGTTGGGGCGCATCCAAAACTCAAACGAACCGGGGGTCACCACAGGTACCATCATTTCTAATTTATTAAATACACCTGCCAATGCCTATCCTTTACTAAATGCTAACAATTCTTTTGCCGGTACACAACTGTACCAAAACAACCTGCTTGCCCAAACTATTGGGTCGGGGTATCGCCAACGATATTACAGGGACGTTTTAGTGAACGTATACCTGAAGCAAAGTTTGGACGATTTTGTAAAAGGCTTGTGGATGCAGGCCAAAGTGGCCTATAACTCTACCCTGGCCGAAGATATTGTCAGGAACAAAAGTTTCGCGGTTTTCCAGCAGACGGCACCTGCAACGTACGCCCAGTTTGGCACCAACGGAACGCAGGCGAATGGAAATTCAATAGCTTACCAGGGCAGGATGGACTACGAAGAGTTTTCCATCGGTTACGATAAAACCTTTGGCAAAAACGGCCTGAACATCCTGATGATGGGCAATCGGGACAACTCGACCGATGCTAACGATGCGCAGGCATTGCCTTATACCATTACCGGTATTTCGGGCCGGGCTGCTTATAACTACGATGGTAAGTATATGGCCGAAGCGACATTCGGTTTTAATGGATCGAACAGGTATCCGCCGGATGGTAATACCAAACGGGGCTTTTTCCCGGCAGTTGGTTTGGGATGGAATATCGAAAAGGAAGATTTTATGAAATCGGTATCTGCCATCAACCGCTTAAAGCTATACACATCATATGGCCAAAGTGGATGGGATAATCCGGGCTACTTTATTTATTACCCGCGTTTTTTTGACGGGCCTTCACCATACTTTGGCACCGGCGCGGGTACGGTTACATCAATCACGGAAGGAACGCTGCCTAACGGCAACATCACATTTGAGAAAGCGAACAAATTTAACGTTGGCATAAACGGTGCTGTGCTGGATAATAAATTGGCCTTTACTGTTGAATATTTTAACAATAAATACTACGACCTGGTAATGCAGCGTGGCAACAACAGCACTTTAATTGGTAACGATTATCCAAATGAGAACATTGGCCAAAACAAATACTTCGGTTTTGAAGGCCAACTGGCCTGGCAGCAAAACCTGAAGAACAAGTTCCAATACTTTATATCGGTTAACGCGTCGTCGGTAGGTAGTAAGGTGTTATATATCAGCGAGGTTAACCAGCCTTATGCTTATATGTACCGTACCGGGCAGCCGGTTGGTCAGCAATTTGGCTACGTGGCCCAGGGTTTATTCCAAAGCCAGGCCGAGATCAATAGCAGCCCAACTACCGTGGGTTATAAGCCGCAGCCGGGCGATATCAAATATCAAGACTTAAACAACGATGGTGTCATTAACCAAAATGATGTAACGGCTATCGGATCATCTAAACCGTTGTTTTTTTACGGCGCATCATTAGGGGCCGGCTGGCACGGGCTTGATATCAGCGTGCTGTTTCAGGGGGTAAAAAACAGAAATGTTTACCTGAGCGGCGGCAGCTATTGGGCTTTTCAAAATAACGGCACTGGGCCGGCCTACGAACAAAACCTAAACCGCTGGACGCCGCAAACCGCTGCTACAGCAACTTATCCGCGCTTAAGCTACGGGGTAAACTCTAACAACGACGCGGCATCATCGTATTGGGTGCGCAGCGGCGATTACTTCCGCTTAAAAAATGCCGAGATAGGCTACACGCTGCCCACTACCTGGATTAGCAAACTGGGCTTAACCACTGTAAGGCTGTTTGCCAATGGCTACAATTTGTTCACCAGCAGTTCGTCGCAGTTGGATGGCCTTTCGCCCGAAACATACACTGGCGGTTACCCGGTATTACGTCTTTACAACTTTGGTGTCAACGTTAAATTTTAGAACCACACAGATATGAAAAATAGATTTTACTCGATTTTAACAGTTGGATTAGGCTTTATTCTTGTTGTGGGGAGTTCCTGCCGCAAATACGAAGAGCAGCCAAAAGATTGGTTTACAAAAGATCTGACCTTTGATAATCTTGACCAAAACGGTATTGTCGCAGGTTATGCGTTAAACAATATATATACCTATATTCCTGATGGGTTTAACCGCATCAACGGCGATTTTTTAGATGCAGGTACCGATGACGCGGTTCCATCAACCTACAACCGCCCGGCTGAGAACTTTACAAAAGGAACGGTGACCGCGCAAAACAATCCCGAAGAAAACCCCGGTAACGGCTATTCGCTTACGGTTTGGGGCAATTGTTACTATGGCATTCGTAGGGCCAATATATTTTTAGCAAACATTAACCAGGTACCCGTTGCCGCGCAAACCAAACAATACTGGATTACCGAAGCCAGGTTTTTGCGCGCCTATTTTTATTGGGAATTGCTTAAACGTTATGGCGGGGTACCGCTTTTGGGCGATACCGTTTATGGCCTTGATGATAATATACAACTGCCGCGAAACACCTTTGCCGAGACGGTTAACTATATTGTAAGCGAATGCAACGCCATAAAACCCAATATGCGCCCCGATCCGGTGTCCACTTCGGATTGGGGACGGGCATCCAAAGGCGCCGCGGTTGCTTTAAAATGTCGTGTGCTGCTTTATGCGGCCAGCCCTTTATTTAATGGCGGAGGTGTGGAAACAGACCCGGTTAAAAAGGCATTAACGGGTTATCCCACTGCCGATGCTACACGCTGGCAGCAGGTGGCTGATGCCTGTACCGAATTTCAGAGCCTTGGTTATTATGCCTTGGTTGCAACGGGTACCCCTAACGCGTTTACATCGGTATTTACTACGAAAATGTCGGCCGAGATCATCTGGGCCAAGCAAAGTTCAAACAATAATAATTTAGAGAACAGCCAGTCGCCGGTTGGTTTTATCGCCTCCAATACAAAAAGCCAGGGTCTAACCAGCCCTACACAAAATTTGGTAGATGCTTTCCCCATGACCAACGGCCTGGGGATAAACGATGCCGGTTCGGGTTACGTAGCAACTACGCCTTATACCGGCCGCGACCCGCGTTTAGCCGCGACCGTTTTTTACAACGGCCTGACCTGGCTTAACCGTGCTACTCAAACTTACGAGGGTGGTTTAGATAAACCTAATAGCACAGCTGTATCAACGGTGCAAACCCGTACCGGCTATTATCTGCGTAAATTTTTGGGCAACTTTGGTACCAGCACGGCATTCTCGGCCACCAGCCACAATTTCCCCATTTTTAGATACGCCGAAATTATACTTGATAACGCCGAGGCGTTGAATGAATTGGGCCAAACCGAAAACGCGGTTGCCCAGGTGATACTGATCAGGAAAAGGGCGGGGATAACAGCCGGTGCCTCCAACCGCTACGGCATCCCGGCAGGCATCAGCCAGGCCAATATGCGCACGTTGATCATGAACGAACGCCGGATAGAGCTGGCTTTTGAAGAACAGCGTTTTTGGGATATCAGGCGCTGGAAAACCGCGCCGCAGGTAATGACGCAAAACCTTACAGGGGTAAGCATAGCCAACGGGGCAACGCCAACATTTACACCCACAATTGTAACCACCGGTATCTGGAACGACCGACTGTATCACATGCCTATTCCTTATGATGAGGTGACGAAAAACCCAAAACTCATCCAAAACGAAGGCTGGTAATATTTAAACGGACAATTAGCAATCTCAATAAAGATTAAATAATGAAAAAGATTTTTTACCTAATTCTGGCCATATCCTGTTTAACGAGTGTTAGGCTTATGGCGCAGAACAATCAAGTTACGGGAACGGTTAAGGATACTACCGGCGTGATATTGCCGGGCGCTGTAGTTACCGAAAAAGGAACCAGCAACGCAGTTGCGGTAAATACCTCAGGGCGTTATACAATTACCCTGAAGGGAAACGCAAAAATACTGGTGGTCTCTATGGTGGGTTATAAAAGCCAGGAGATAGGTGTTTTGGGCGGGCAAACAGTTAACATAACGCTAAGGGAACTACGGCAAAGTTTATCTGATGTGGTAATTGTAGGCTACGGCACACAGAAGAAAATAACCACTACCGGTGCTATAAGTTCCGTTTCGGGTGCCGAGCTGAGGGCAAACCCTGCTGCCGCTATACAAAATACCATGGCTGGTAAAGTGCCGGGTTTCTTTTCTCAACAATCATCAGGTCGTCCGGGTGCCGATGGCGCGGCCTTTTACATACGCGGGGTAAGTTCGTACAACAGCGGCACTACATCGCCAACCATTTATGTTGATGATATCGAATACACTTACGATCAGTTTTCGCGACTTGATGCTAACGAGATAGAATCGGTAAGTATCCTGAAGGATGCCGCAGCTACTGCCGTATTTGGGGTGCGTGGTGCAAACGGCGTGGTAATAGTAACCACCCGGCGTGGCAAAATTGGCACACCGCAAATTACGTTTCGCGGTGAAACAAGCTTACAGCAGCCCGATATTATGCCAACCTACCTTGATAGTTATGATGCTGCAACCCTTTACAACGCTGGCCGCAAAAATGACTCCCAAACCCCGTTTTTTACCGACGCAGACCTGACCGCCTATCGCGATCATACCGATCCGTACGGCCACCCGGATATTAACTGGAAAAGTGTGTTGTTTAAAAAGTTCGCTAAGCAATACCGCGGCAACTTTGATGTTAGCGGTGGTACCGAAAGCGTAAAGTACTTTGTATCGGCAGGATACCTTAACCAAGGTGGTATGGTAAACGATTTTGGCAGCCAGGTAGGTGTTAATAACAACTATTTTAACGAGCGCTATAACTACCGGTCGAACCTGGATATGAAAGTGACCAAAACTACCGATCTGCGTATCGATCTCTCGGGAAACATCAGTACCATTAATGTTCCGCAGGTGGGCAGCCCTAACGGCTGGAACGATGTATTGGCCGATTACGGCAGCATCTGGACACTTGCGCCCTGGGCCTACCCCATTTACAATCCCGACGGATCATTAGGTTACAGCCAGTGGGCACGCAGCCCGGGTACAGGCGGTACTGTTTATGATG of the Mucilaginibacter boryungensis genome contains:
- a CDS encoding SusC/RagA family TonB-linked outer membrane protein encodes the protein MLKSALLSLLVYQSLGAFAAPPGKNPNALKRRSHVIDAVYTGTLLDDQNNPLDGATVNLIGTRVETKSDRSGKFVLTANEGDSITISLKGFKTLKYAIGTDKLFTLTLEPDNSSSLIPRSAVVQEAYNTVPQNLAIASTDAVYNKDIVKSPVTSFRNALSGRLAGLYTLQSSGLAGSDGASLTLRGQSPIIIIDGVVANITAFDLEEIESVTVLKDALATAMLGVRGSHGAILVTTKKGSAKKQQISFTAQTAVQQPISWPKPLNAFNYATLRNEAMRNDGIPQSSGLYYPQAALDAYKNGSDPINFPNVNYRDAILKNSSLFNRYTLSASGGNRSARYFVSMEQINQSGFFKTVDSNSYNTNNNFKSYIVRSNVDLNITNKLSGGIYLLGRIQNSNEPGVTTGTIISNLLNTPANAYPLLNANNSFAGTQLYQNNLLAQTIGSGYRQRYYRDVLVNVYLKQSLDDFVKGLWMQAKVAYNSTLAEDIVRNKSFAVFQQTAPATYAQFGTNGTQANGNSIAYQGRMDYEEFSIGYDKTFGKNGLNILMMGNRDNSTDANDAQALPYTITGISGRAAYNYDGKYMAEATFGFNGSNRYPPDGNTKRGFFPAVGLGWNIEKEDFMKSVSAINRLKLYTSYGQSGWDNPGYFIYYPRFFDGPSPYFGTGAGTVTSITEGTLPNGNITFEKANKFNVGINGAVLDNKLAFTVEYFNNKYYDLVMQRGNNSTLIGNDYPNENIGQNKYFGFEGQLAWQQNLKNKFQYFISVNASSVGSKVLYISEVNQPYAYMYRTGQPVGQQFGYVAQGLFQSQAEINSSPTTVGYKPQPGDIKYQDLNNDGVINQNDVTAIGSSKPLFFYGASLGAGWHGLDISVLFQGVKNRNVYLSGGSYWAFQNNGTGPAYEQNLNRWTPQTAATATYPRLSYGVNSNNDAASSYWVRSGDYFRLKNAEIGYTLPTTWISKLGLTTVRLFANGYNLFTSSSSQLDGLSPETYTGGYPVLRLYNFGVNVKF
- a CDS encoding RagB/SusD family nutrient uptake outer membrane protein; amino-acid sequence: MKNRFYSILTVGLGFILVVGSSCRKYEEQPKDWFTKDLTFDNLDQNGIVAGYALNNIYTYIPDGFNRINGDFLDAGTDDAVPSTYNRPAENFTKGTVTAQNNPEENPGNGYSLTVWGNCYYGIRRANIFLANINQVPVAAQTKQYWITEARFLRAYFYWELLKRYGGVPLLGDTVYGLDDNIQLPRNTFAETVNYIVSECNAIKPNMRPDPVSTSDWGRASKGAAVALKCRVLLYAASPLFNGGGVETDPVKKALTGYPTADATRWQQVADACTEFQSLGYYALVATGTPNAFTSVFTTKMSAEIIWAKQSSNNNNLENSQSPVGFIASNTKSQGLTSPTQNLVDAFPMTNGLGINDAGSGYVATTPYTGRDPRLAATVFYNGLTWLNRATQTYEGGLDKPNSTAVSTVQTRTGYYLRKFLGNFGTSTAFSATSHNFPIFRYAEIILDNAEALNELGQTENAVAQVILIRKRAGITAGASNRYGIPAGISQANMRTLIMNERRIELAFEEQRFWDIRRWKTAPQVMTQNLTGVSIANGATPTFTPTIVTTGIWNDRLYHMPIPYDEVTKNPKLIQNEGW